In one window of Thalassotalea agarivorans DNA:
- a CDS encoding M3 family metallopeptidase, translating into MKNFNIVPSLLLSAILMGCSGANTTSEQPVVSEQSDVVSAKAQLLAPWEGPYQGVPAFDKVNYVGLDAAFDEAMALHLAEIETIAQNPAPATFENTVVAMEKAGKPLRRLYTYYGIWRSNMSSKEFREISKNLGPKLSAYGSKINQNEALFKRIQTVYEGEEFKTLNAEQQRLTWLTYNGFAHYGATLSAEKKKRYADINQELSVLHTQFANNVLADEENYVVFFSEEQTGGLPQSYLAAASKAAEQRGKPGMYAVTNTRSSMSPFLTYSTERALREQVWNNYYNRGDNGDEFDNNENIAKILQLRHERVQLLGYENYASWRLQDRMAKTPENAMKLMTTVWPYAIKRVEEEVEDMAVLAEKLDGLDKIEPWDYRYYSEKVRKEKYDLDSNEVKQYLELDNLREAMFYVAGRLFDFSFKEVSDGSVPVFHPDVRVWEVTRKSTGENVGLWYLDPFARQGKRSGAWATSYRSHTTFEGKTNVLSSNNSNFVKGVDGQPTLISWDDAETYFHEFGHSLHALSSNVTYPSLNGGVRDYTEFQSQLLERWLTTDEVIDNYLVHYKTGEPMPAELIAKIKAAANFNQGFKTTEYLASALVDMKFHMTDPKGINADKFEYVTLTKLHMPTELVMRHRSPHFGHIFSGEGYAAAYYGYMWADVLTSDAAQAFEQAPGGYYDEDVAKKLVEHLFSVRNAVDPADAYRAFRGRDAQVEALLKDRGFIE; encoded by the coding sequence TCCATATCAAGGTGTTCCTGCCTTTGACAAGGTGAACTATGTGGGCTTAGATGCCGCATTTGACGAGGCGATGGCGCTACATTTAGCCGAAATAGAAACGATTGCACAAAATCCAGCTCCGGCAACATTTGAAAATACTGTCGTTGCGATGGAAAAAGCCGGCAAACCATTGCGCCGCTTATATACCTATTATGGTATCTGGCGAAGCAATATGTCGTCTAAAGAATTTCGTGAAATTTCTAAAAACCTTGGGCCAAAACTGTCTGCTTATGGTTCTAAAATAAACCAAAACGAAGCCTTGTTTAAACGAATCCAAACAGTCTATGAAGGCGAAGAGTTTAAAACGTTAAACGCAGAGCAACAGCGTTTGACTTGGTTGACTTACAATGGTTTTGCCCATTATGGCGCGACTTTGTCAGCAGAAAAGAAGAAACGCTACGCAGATATCAACCAAGAGCTTTCTGTCCTGCATACGCAATTTGCTAATAATGTTTTGGCAGACGAAGAAAACTATGTGGTCTTTTTCTCTGAAGAGCAAACAGGTGGTTTACCGCAGTCATATCTTGCGGCGGCATCAAAAGCGGCAGAGCAGCGCGGAAAGCCGGGCATGTATGCGGTTACCAATACCCGCTCTTCTATGTCGCCTTTCTTGACTTACTCAACTGAGCGAGCGTTAAGAGAACAAGTTTGGAACAACTATTATAACCGTGGCGATAATGGCGATGAGTTTGATAACAATGAAAACATTGCCAAGATTTTACAACTGCGCCACGAACGCGTACAGCTGTTAGGTTACGAAAATTATGCTAGCTGGCGATTACAAGATCGCATGGCAAAAACGCCAGAAAATGCAATGAAGCTGATGACTACTGTTTGGCCATATGCGATCAAGCGAGTAGAAGAAGAAGTTGAAGATATGGCGGTACTGGCGGAAAAACTCGATGGTTTAGATAAAATAGAGCCTTGGGATTATCGCTACTACTCAGAAAAAGTGCGTAAAGAAAAGTATGACCTAGATTCAAATGAAGTTAAACAATATTTGGAACTAGACAATTTACGTGAAGCAATGTTTTATGTTGCAGGCAGACTATTTGACTTTTCATTTAAAGAAGTCAGCGATGGCAGCGTACCTGTGTTTCATCCAGACGTGCGCGTTTGGGAAGTAACACGTAAATCAACAGGTGAGAATGTTGGCTTATGGTACCTAGACCCGTTTGCACGACAAGGTAAACGCTCTGGTGCTTGGGCAACAAGCTACCGCAGCCATACTACTTTCGAAGGTAAGACAAACGTGTTGTCGTCTAATAATTCAAACTTCGTGAAAGGTGTAGACGGGCAGCCGACTTTGATTTCATGGGATGATGCGGAAACTTATTTCCATGAATTTGGCCATTCGCTGCATGCTCTTTCTTCAAATGTCACCTACCCAAGCCTTAATGGCGGCGTTAGAGATTACACTGAATTTCAATCGCAGCTATTAGAACGTTGGTTAACTACTGACGAAGTTATCGATAACTATCTAGTACATTACAAAACTGGCGAGCCCATGCCTGCTGAATTAATTGCTAAGATCAAAGCAGCGGCAAACTTTAACCAAGGTTTTAAAACGACGGAATATTTAGCATCTGCGCTTGTTGATATGAAGTTTCATATGACTGATCCGAAAGGCATCAATGCAGACAAATTTGAATATGTGACGTTAACTAAATTACATATGCCTACCGAGCTTGTAATGCGTCATCGTTCACCGCATTTTGGACACATCTTCAGTGGAGAAGGGTATGCAGCTGCTTACTATGGTTACATGTGGGCAGACGTATTAACTTCTGATGCAGCTCAGGCATTTGAGCAAGCGCCTGGTGGTTACTACGATGAAGATGTTGCCAAGAAATTGGTCGAGCATCTGTTCAGCGTTCGAAACGCAGTTGACCCTGCTGATGCTTATCGCGCCTTCAGAGGTCGTGATGCTCAGGTAGAAGCATTGCTTAAAGATCGCGGATTTATTGAATAA